From the genome of Croceibacterium atlanticum:
CAATCGATCCCGACGTGAAACCGGAAGGGCCCGCAGCGCCCGCGCCGGCACCCGCCAAAAAGTTTGAATCGGCCTTTGCCGCCCCGGCGGCAGTGAAGCTGGATGCGGCCAGCTTTGCCGCGCCCGCCCCCACCTCGGCTAAGGCAGCCCAGCCCGCCCCGGCAAATATGGCGAAGGTTGCCGCGGTCGCCCCGGAGGCGCCCGCCAAGGCTGCCGCCCCGGCAAGAATAAAGGCCGATGGCACGCATATGGTGCAATTGGGCAGCTTCTCCAGCGAACAGGGCGCGCGCCGTGCATGGGGCATCTATACCAAGCGCTACCCCGAACTGGCCGGCCACAAGATGATCATCAGCGAAGCCATGGTGAAGGGCAAACGCTATTGGCGCGTGGCCGCTGCCGGCTTCGGCCGGACGGATTCCCGTTCCATGTGCGGCACGGTGAAATCAAGGGGAGACGGTTGCTTCGCCTATGCCGCGGATCGATCCCTGCCCGGTTCGGTGGATGCGGGCGTGCGCATGGCGCGCCGCTGAAGCCGGTCACGAATTACAGGTCAATCCGGCCCCGTCGATCATTCGGCGGGGCCGTTTTCGTTTCTGTCGGCGGCGATCAGTCTCCGGCAGCCACGCCGCCCTTCCACAAGGCCGTGACCCGGCCCTGCACCGGCTGGCCGTCAAACGGTGTATTCCCGGCAAAGGCGGCCATCCGGGCAGAATCCACCACCCATGGTTTTTCCGGATCGACGATTGCCAGATCCGCTTCCCAACCCTGGCGCAGGGCACCCGCTTCCACGCCCAGCAGGCGCGCCGGGTTGGCCGCCACCAGATCGAAGGCGCGCGCCATGTCGATCACCCCGTCGCGCACCAGCGTCAGCACCATGGCCAGCAGCGTTTCCGCCCCGGCCATGCCCGGTGCCGCATCGGCGAAGGGCAAGCGCTTGTCTTCCGGGCCGCGCGGATCGTGGCCGGATGAAACCACGTCGATCGTGCCATCGCCAATCGCTTCGATCACGGCCTGGCGGTCCGCCTCTTCCCGCAAGGGCGGCGAAAGCCGGGCAAAGGTGCGGAAATCCATCAGGGCCAGGTCAGACAGCATGAAATGCGCCGGGGTCACGCCCGCAGTCACCGCCACGCCGCGCGCCTTCGCTGCCCGCACGAGGGCGAGCGCCTCCCGCGTCGTAACCTGCCGCAGATGCAGCCTTGCATCGGCCAGTTCCGCCAATGCGATGTCACGCGCCACGGCCAGCGCCTCCGCCTCTTTCGGCGCGCTGGGCAGGCCCAGCCGCGTGGCCATCTCGCTCGCCGTTGCAGCGGCTTTCCCGGCCAGGCCGCCATCTTCCGCATGGCTGACCACCACCAGGTCCAGCATGGCGGCATAGCGCAGCAGGCGCAGCATTGCGCCGCTATCGCCTATCCATTGGCGGCCCGTGGCCACGCCCTTGGCACCGGCTTCGCGCATCAGGGCGATTTCCGCCATCTGTTCGCCCTCCAGCCCCCTTGAGGCCGCGGCCAGCGGATGAACCCAGAAGTCGGGCTTTCCGCTCTGCGCCGCAAACCGGACCCGCGCCGGGTGATCCAGCACCGGGTTCTGGTCCGGCATCAGCGCCGCACGGGTGATCCCGCCGAAATGGAAGGCCGGCTTGTCTATCGCGAAAACGCCGAAATCGACGAGGCCCGGCGCCACCAGTTTCCCGGCGGCGTCCACCACTTCGTCATCTTCTGCCAGATCCACATCGCCAATTGCCTGGATCCGCCCTTCGACACAGCGCACCGCGCCGGGTCGCAAACCTTCAGGCGTGACCAGCTGGCCGCCGGTAATGGTCAACGGGCGCATCTGTTTCATGCCCATTCTCCTTCCGGCCCTGCGCCCCAGCCCTGCACGCCCCGCGCACGGCGCGTCAGCACATCGAGACAGGCCATCCGGATCGCCACGCCCATTTCCACCTGATCGGTGATTATCGATTGC
Proteins encoded in this window:
- a CDS encoding dihydroorotase; protein product: MKQMRPLTITGGQLVTPEGLRPGAVRCVEGRIQAIGDVDLAEDDEVVDAAGKLVAPGLVDFGVFAIDKPAFHFGGITRAALMPDQNPVLDHPARVRFAAQSGKPDFWVHPLAAASRGLEGEQMAEIALMREAGAKGVATGRQWIGDSGAMLRLLRYAAMLDLVVVSHAEDGGLAGKAAATASEMATRLGLPSAPKEAEALAVARDIALAELADARLHLRQVTTREALALVRAAKARGVAVTAGVTPAHFMLSDLALMDFRTFARLSPPLREEADRQAVIEAIGDGTIDVVSSGHDPRGPEDKRLPFADAAPGMAGAETLLAMVLTLVRDGVIDMARAFDLVAANPARLLGVEAGALRQGWEADLAIVDPEKPWVVDSARMAAFAGNTPFDGQPVQGRVTALWKGGVAAGD